A segment of the Leptolyngbya sp. NIES-3755 genome:
AATGTCACTTTGGCGACACTGAGAGCGATCGCAGAAACGGGAGTCGATTTTATTTCGAGTAGCGCACCGATTACTCGATCGACTTGGTTAGATTTGAGTATGAGAATTAAGATTTAGAAATCGGAGGGCGAATCATTTGGAACAAACGATCGACATTGCACAAATTTTGCACGATCGCTTGAGAGTATCTGAAGCGGTGATAGAGGCGTTTTGTCACAAATGGAATATTGTTGAATTTGCGCTATTTGGGTCAGTATTGCGAGAGGATTTTAGGGACGATAGTGATATTGATGTATTAGTTGTTTTTGGGCAATCTCATCATCCAAGTTTGTCAGGATGGTTGGATATTCGAGAAGAGATTGAGGCGCTCTTTGGTCGAAAGGTTGATCTCATTCAAAAAAAACTGTTGAAAAATCCTTATAGCAAAGCTGAGATTTTACGATCGCATCAGGTCGTTTATGCTCATGAATAATCGTGATGCAACTTCGCTTTGGGACATGGTGCAGGCGATTCGACGCATTCAAGAATTCATCGGCACTCTCACGCTAGATGAGTACTTGAATAGTCTGTTGGTGCAAAGCGCGGTAGAACGTCAGTTTGAGATTTTGGGGGAAGCAGCGCGGCGAGTCTCGCAGGAGTTTCAAGGGGCGCATCCGGAGATTGACTGGCGAGGTGCGATCGGGCTACGGAATATCATTGCTCATCGTTATGAACAGGTTGAACAGGAAACGATTTGGAGCATTATTAAAACGGTTTTGCCTGACTTG
Coding sequences within it:
- a CDS encoding hypothetical protein (conserved hypothetical protein;~similar to AA sequence:cyanobase_aa:LBDG_39580), which encodes MLMNNRDATSLWDMVQAIRRIQEFIGTLTLDEYLNSLLVQSAVERQFEILGEAARRVSQEFQGAHPEIDWRGAIGLRNIIAHRYEQVEQETIWSIIKTVLPDLLKQLEALLPPLPEDD
- a CDS encoding DNA polymerase subunit beta (similar to AA sequence:cyanobase_aa:LBDG_39590), encoding MEQTIDIAQILHDRLRVSEAVIEAFCHKWNIVEFALFGSVLREDFRDDSDIDVLVVFGQSHHPSLSGWLDIREEIEALFGRKVDLIQKKLLKNPYSKAEILRSHQVVYAHE